Proteins co-encoded in one Polyangiaceae bacterium genomic window:
- a CDS encoding Uma2 family endonuclease gives MSAASTLVAVHYRVRPVTDAWILPEVPVPESHPHSLLVRYFVALLEAWAARSGVDAIVASNLALRWHEADPRIGIDPDVALITPPPPDMRELSSLCLWKPGHFAPRLAIEVVSEGHPYKDYRDLHEKYAASGVGELWVLDPFGHGPRALGGPVAIQQWVRREPMLERVHFGAGPVFSEAVQAWLWSEPLRITSDAQGKQLWLTGEEYERTAKEAERASKEAERAAKEVERAKREAAEARAAELEQQLAELRARG, from the coding sequence ATGAGCGCCGCTTCGACACTGGTAGCCGTTCACTACCGGGTGCGACCCGTCACCGACGCGTGGATCTTGCCGGAGGTCCCCGTGCCCGAGTCTCATCCCCATAGTCTGCTCGTGCGCTACTTCGTAGCGCTGCTGGAAGCCTGGGCTGCGCGCAGCGGAGTAGACGCAATCGTCGCCAGCAATCTCGCTCTTCGTTGGCACGAGGCAGATCCGCGAATTGGCATCGACCCGGACGTGGCCTTGATCACCCCTCCGCCTCCGGATATGCGAGAGCTGTCGAGCCTCTGCCTATGGAAGCCCGGACACTTTGCGCCACGCCTGGCGATCGAGGTGGTGAGCGAGGGACATCCCTACAAGGACTACCGCGATCTGCACGAGAAGTACGCCGCCAGCGGAGTAGGGGAGCTCTGGGTGCTCGACCCCTTTGGCCACGGGCCGCGGGCCTTGGGGGGTCCGGTGGCGATCCAACAGTGGGTGCGCAGGGAGCCGATGCTGGAACGCGTGCACTTTGGCGCGGGTCCCGTGTTCTCCGAAGCGGTGCAAGCTTGGTTGTGGTCCGAGCCCCTTCGCATCACTTCCGACGCACAGGGCAAGCAGCTGTGGCTCACTGGCGAAGAATACGAGCGGACCGCCAAGGAAGCAGAACGGGCCAGCAAAGAAGCGGAACGCGCCGCGAAAGAAGTGGAGCGGGCGAAGCGTGAAGCGGCAGAAGCCCGAGCAGCCGAGTTGGAGCAGCAACTCGCGGAACTCCGCGCGCGAGGCTAG
- a CDS encoding sigma-70 family RNA polymerase sigma factor — protein MTAELEALARAASGGDAAAWHALWTEIEPIVWGITGKWQITGPMCRNEDDRREIVVRVMERLRADGLRRLRAVAASSALQRPGSFRAWVTTVATRVAIDYVRSRPEHLDPRNRGSGRRWVEVLVGDEATLRSENADPLRMAAAEQMLDRAKDLLTRDQMVALWYWLDGGDHEVIAHRMRLGSAQHAERLLRAGLKRLRDRYRDANDPVNAEDSTP, from the coding sequence GTGACGGCGGAGCTCGAAGCCCTGGCCCGCGCGGCATCTGGCGGAGATGCCGCGGCGTGGCACGCGCTGTGGACGGAGATCGAGCCGATCGTCTGGGGCATCACCGGCAAGTGGCAGATCACGGGACCGATGTGCCGCAACGAAGACGACCGCCGCGAGATCGTGGTGCGCGTGATGGAGCGCCTGCGCGCCGATGGCCTCCGACGCCTGCGCGCCGTCGCAGCGTCGAGCGCGTTGCAGCGTCCCGGTTCCTTTCGCGCCTGGGTCACCACGGTGGCCACGCGGGTTGCCATCGACTACGTGCGCTCCCGGCCCGAACACTTGGACCCGCGCAATCGTGGAAGCGGACGACGCTGGGTGGAGGTGCTGGTCGGCGACGAGGCGACGCTGCGTTCGGAGAATGCCGACCCCTTGCGCATGGCTGCCGCGGAGCAAATGCTCGACCGTGCCAAGGATTTGTTGACCCGAGATCAGATGGTCGCGCTCTGGTATTGGCTCGACGGTGGGGACCACGAAGTGATCGCCCATCGCATGCGGCTCGGCAGCGCTCAGCACGCCGAGCGCTTGTTGCGCGCCGGACTCAAGCGTCTGCGCGACCGCTACCGAGACGCCAACGACCCCGTCAACGCGGAGGACAGCACACCATGA
- a CDS encoding PEGA domain-containing protein produces MNCPDIVDLLASPRRAGIDEHIACCDACGGVVGLAEVREQIAEHSPDACVRAEILIAEREVGALSPDDKAELQAHLEECATCNELAVRLASLPPLVREVTSVDARTGVHALPEPRADGRPPALWWIAAASFGLLTGLLGLTLGLWVNFWGEPAAPQAATPIAPATPTDSRPGSAVPSKGKAPGNTVSPALNPFAAPSATAGDGKGFLTLVCSPSCDKVVAAGRNLGPSPIVRRALPTGSQEIVLHHGTVKKTIEVTIVENQTTARRVVMSDSDALDDDKKEQFGTLNVNCVPACNRVYVGPSSLGATPVLNHKLATGRHIVILLRNGEIANRVVNITAGKTTTVAHRWNTSCIPPYTIDKNGVKHAKPECADTPPGPPTVDPKIFDPKGVDPGNRTHLKAFKDGLKAKVLSGRASESEKRMLRALCRQLGDASCINAR; encoded by the coding sequence ATGAATTGCCCGGACATCGTCGACCTACTCGCTTCGCCGCGCCGCGCCGGCATCGACGAGCATATCGCCTGCTGCGACGCTTGCGGCGGCGTGGTGGGGCTCGCCGAGGTGCGGGAACAGATCGCGGAGCATTCGCCCGACGCCTGCGTTCGCGCCGAGATCTTGATCGCGGAGCGCGAGGTCGGTGCGCTGTCCCCCGACGACAAAGCCGAACTGCAAGCGCACTTGGAAGAGTGCGCCACCTGCAACGAGCTCGCGGTGCGCCTGGCGTCCCTGCCTCCACTCGTGCGCGAAGTGACCTCGGTCGACGCACGCACCGGTGTGCACGCGCTGCCCGAGCCGCGCGCGGACGGCCGCCCTCCGGCCCTGTGGTGGATCGCGGCCGCGAGTTTCGGGTTGCTGACGGGCTTGCTGGGCCTGACCCTGGGCCTGTGGGTGAACTTCTGGGGCGAGCCCGCCGCGCCGCAAGCGGCAACGCCCATTGCGCCCGCAACGCCTACCGACTCGCGTCCGGGTTCGGCCGTGCCCTCGAAGGGTAAGGCGCCCGGCAATACTGTGTCTCCAGCGCTCAACCCCTTCGCCGCGCCGTCCGCAACAGCGGGCGACGGCAAGGGCTTCCTGACCCTCGTCTGTTCACCTTCCTGCGACAAGGTCGTGGCCGCTGGACGCAATCTGGGCCCCTCCCCCATCGTGCGCCGCGCTCTGCCCACCGGCTCGCAGGAAATCGTGCTGCACCACGGCACGGTGAAGAAGACCATCGAGGTCACCATCGTGGAGAACCAGACCACCGCGCGGCGCGTGGTCATGTCCGACTCCGATGCACTCGACGACGACAAGAAGGAGCAGTTCGGCACGCTGAACGTCAACTGCGTCCCGGCGTGCAACCGCGTCTACGTCGGCCCCAGCAGCCTGGGCGCGACTCCGGTGCTGAACCACAAGCTTGCGACCGGTCGTCACATCGTCATCTTGCTGCGCAACGGCGAGATCGCCAATCGCGTCGTCAACATCACCGCCGGCAAGACGACGACCGTCGCCCACCGCTGGAACACCAGCTGCATCCCGCCCTACACCATCGACAAGAACGGCGTGAAGCACGCAAAACCCGAGTGCGCCGACACTCCGCCGGGTCCCCCGACCGTCGATCCCAAGATCTTCGATCCCAAGGGCGTCGATCCCGGCAACCGCACGCACCTCAAGGCCTTCAAGGACGGCCTCAAAGCGAAAGTCCTCAGCGGCCGCGCCTCTGAAAGCGAAAAGCGCATGCTCCGCGCCCTCTGCCGCCAACTAGGCGACGCCAGCTGTATCAACGCGCGATAG
- a CDS encoding DUF1778 domain-containing protein yields the protein MVFHVHARLPDEALIPARLVVEDKAFDRIVELITSPPKPTAALRELMRGEDD from the coding sequence ATGGTGTTCCATGTTCATGCGAGGTTGCCGGATGAGGCGCTGATACCCGCGCGCCTGGTGGTCGAAGACAAGGCCTTCGACCGCATCGTCGAGCTGATCACGAGCCCGCCCAAGCCCACTGCGGCCCTGCGAGAACTGATGCGTGGCGAAGACGATTGA